One genomic segment of Erysipelotrichaceae bacterium 66202529 includes these proteins:
- a CDS encoding RpiB/LacA/LacB family sugar-phosphate isomerase: MNIVIGCDEAAYRLKEIIKEYVEELGHTVTDIGVYNEEPSLYPDTAQRLCEKITDHSCERGILLCGTGIGMAITANKIPGIRAAVGHDLFSVERSIKSNNCQVLCMGARVIAPQYAKLLVERWLECTFAGGASAEKVERIMEIEQDYRK; encoded by the coding sequence ATGAATATTGTCATTGGATGTGATGAGGCGGCATACCGCCTGAAGGAAATAATAAAGGAATATGTAGAAGAGCTAGGTCATACGGTTACCGATATCGGGGTGTATAATGAAGAGCCTTCCCTGTATCCAGATACCGCACAGAGACTGTGTGAAAAAATTACGGATCATAGCTGTGAACGGGGCATTCTGCTTTGTGGCACAGGAATTGGAATGGCTATCACCGCCAATAAGATACCGGGTATCCGCGCTGCTGTTGGGCATGATCTGTTTTCTGTGGAGCGCAGTATCAAATCCAACAACTGTCAGGTGCTTTGCATGGGAGCCAGAGTCATTGCGCCGCAATATGCAAAGCTGCTGGTGGAGCGCTGGCTGGAGTGTACGTTTGCCGGTGGAGCCAGTGCGGAAAAGGTAGAGCGCATTATGGAAATTGAACAGGATTACCGGAAATAA
- a CDS encoding dihydroxyacetone kinase (with DhaL and DhaM forms dihydroxyacetone kinase, which is responsible for phosphorylating dihydroxyacetone; DhaK is the dihydroxyacetone binding subunit of the dihydroxyacetone kinase), which translates to MQRIINDPNMVVEDMLKGFEKCHRDILHVDEHNPRVVISNSFAKQKKVGIVTGGGSGHKPAFIGYCGEHMVDAVAVGEIFSSPTAKSFYDCIRAVDQGMGVAVLYGNYAGDNMNVKMAMELADDDDIEVKTVVANDDVASAPKEDIAKRRGVAGEVFLWKVGGAKASQGADLDAVIKAAQKAIDHTRSVGVGLGPCTIPANGKPNFHIEPGTMEFGIGHHGEPGVRVEPLGTAKEMAKEMVDMVLGDVPFTSGDEVAVLVSGLGATPVMEQYIFYDEVERCMKEAGISVYRSYVGNYFTSLEMNGVTLTVMKLDEELKECLDMDCACVGLTQVRR; encoded by the coding sequence ATGCAGAGAATAATAAATGATCCAAACATGGTCGTTGAGGATATGCTGAAGGGCTTTGAAAAATGTCATCGGGATATTCTTCATGTGGATGAACACAATCCAAGAGTCGTTATCAGCAATTCCTTTGCCAAGCAGAAAAAGGTGGGAATCGTGACCGGGGGAGGAAGCGGTCATAAACCGGCCTTCATCGGCTATTGCGGAGAGCATATGGTGGATGCTGTGGCAGTGGGAGAAATCTTTTCCTCACCGACCGCAAAGAGCTTCTATGACTGTATCCGTGCAGTGGATCAAGGCATGGGGGTAGCGGTTTTGTATGGTAACTATGCCGGGGATAATATGAATGTGAAGATGGCAATGGAGCTTGCAGATGATGATGACATCGAGGTAAAGACCGTTGTTGCGAATGACGATGTGGCGAGTGCGCCAAAGGAAGATATCGCCAAGCGCAGAGGGGTTGCCGGAGAAGTCTTCCTGTGGAAGGTTGGCGGAGCGAAGGCGAGCCAGGGGGCGGATCTGGATGCGGTTATCAAAGCGGCACAAAAGGCGATCGATCATACGCGAAGTGTCGGTGTGGGTCTTGGCCCGTGCACCATTCCTGCGAATGGAAAGCCAAACTTTCATATCGAACCGGGTACGATGGAATTTGGTATCGGACATCATGGCGAGCCCGGGGTACGTGTGGAACCGCTGGGAACAGCAAAGGAAATGGCAAAGGAAATGGTGGATATGGTTCTTGGGGATGTGCCGTTTACGAGTGGTGATGAGGTAGCGGTACTTGTCAGCGGTCTGGGGGCAACACCGGTGATGGAGCAGTATATCTTCTATGATGAGGTGGAGCGCTGTATGAAGGAAGCAGGAATCTCGGTATATCGATCCTATGTGGGAAACTATTTCACATCGCTGGAAATGAACGGTGTAACATTAACGGTGATGAAGCTGGATGAGGAGCTGAAGGAATGTCTGGATATGGATTGTGCATGTGTGGGACTGACACAGGTGAGGAGATAA
- the dhaL gene encoding dihydroxyacetone kinase subunit L — protein sequence MEYIRNEKQGAIALAMCDAIHQHAAYLSEIDGATGDGDHGVNMNKGFLMAKERLMEDMSFTESMKTISRTLVMDIGGSMGPIYGTMFSRLSKATKKEERITREVFLKALQDALLGLQELAGAKEGDKTLIDTLAPATRAFEKAVKEGSSFAQCLQALCDGAQEGKEHTKELVAKIGRAARLGERSRGYLDAGATSCWILLKTMAEKLCEVIETD from the coding sequence ATGGAATATATCAGAAATGAGAAGCAGGGAGCGATCGCTCTAGCCATGTGTGATGCGATCCATCAGCATGCGGCCTATCTGAGCGAGATCGATGGGGCAACGGGAGATGGAGATCACGGAGTCAACATGAACAAGGGCTTTCTGATGGCGAAGGAGCGCCTGATGGAGGATATGAGTTTTACGGAGAGTATGAAAACAATTTCCCGTACCCTGGTCATGGATATCGGCGGAAGCATGGGTCCGATTTACGGAACGATGTTTTCAAGGCTGAGCAAGGCGACAAAAAAGGAAGAAAGGATCACTAGGGAAGTATTTTTAAAAGCACTGCAGGATGCGCTGCTGGGACTGCAGGAGCTGGCTGGAGCGAAGGAGGGGGATAAGACACTGATTGATACCCTTGCGCCAGCAACCCGGGCCTTTGAGAAGGCGGTAAAGGAAGGAAGCAGCTTTGCCCAATGCCTGCAGGCCTTATGTGATGGTGCTCAGGAGGGGAAGGAGCATACAAAGGAGCTTGTCGCAAAAATCGGAAGAGCGGCAAGGCTGGGGGAGAGAAGCCGTGGCTATCTGGATGCAGGAGCGACTAGCTGCTGGATTTTATTAAAAACCATGGCAGAAAAGCTGTGCGAGGTCATTGAGACAGACTAG
- a CDS encoding TetR family transcriptional regulator, with protein MTRIVKQPDIRKQELLDIGVRLYFEAGEKGVSIQQVVKQAGVATGLFYYYFSSKDAFLDEALNDYIDKEIQEMEMLLVTEDQTALEKLDAVCNAYFAYAEKMAPHRSSRAFHTERHYVLTEKLIARLKKRICTVLLQGQAQQEFNLQDIELTAGFLLHGLTSMFDADTEVSEQRLQHIKQLIYKVLKG; from the coding sequence ATGACTAGAATTGTAAAACAGCCGGATATCCGGAAACAGGAATTACTGGATATCGGAGTGCGACTGTATTTTGAAGCTGGGGAAAAGGGGGTAAGCATCCAGCAGGTAGTGAAACAGGCAGGCGTTGCCACCGGTCTGTTTTACTATTACTTTTCCTCAAAGGATGCATTTCTCGATGAGGCGTTAAACGACTATATTGATAAGGAAATTCAGGAGATGGAAATGCTGCTGGTAACGGAAGACCAGACGGCTTTAGAGAAGCTGGACGCTGTATGCAATGCCTATTTTGCGTATGCAGAAAAAATGGCACCGCATCGCTCAAGCAGGGCATTTCATACAGAGCGGCATTATGTACTTACGGAAAAGCTGATTGCCCGTCTTAAAAAAAGGATTTGTACGGTTTTGCTTCAGGGACAGGCACAGCAGGAATTTAACCTGCAGGACATAGAGCTGACAGCAGGCTTTCTCTTGCATGGCTTAACGAGTATGTTCGATGCGGATACAGAGGTCAGTGAACAACGTCTTCAGCATATCAAACAGCTTATATATAAGGTATTAAAGGGATGA
- a CDS encoding methylated DNA-protein cysteine methyltransferase, whose amino-acid sequence MAQENTKDFNAMLHDSKDMPKLQIITDAKSIERYGGSNMYFAPPIDYDRVMRRIPYGKVITVGEIRAYFAKVNHADFTDPITAGIFVSIAAWASYQRSEDETPYWRTLKANGELNPKYPGGVEAQKEKLEAEGHCILKKGRTNIRYFVKEYEAVLYKLEEADCK is encoded by the coding sequence ATGGCACAGGAGAATACGAAGGATTTCAATGCCATGCTGCATGATAGTAAGGATATGCCAAAGCTTCAAATCATAACGGATGCCAAAAGCATTGAACGCTACGGAGGAAGCAATATGTATTTTGCACCGCCGATTGATTATGACAGGGTTATGCGAAGGATTCCATATGGCAAGGTCATTACAGTAGGAGAAATACGCGCCTATTTTGCAAAGGTGAATCATGCGGATTTTACAGATCCGATCACAGCGGGAATTTTTGTATCCATTGCAGCCTGGGCGAGTTATCAGCGTAGTGAGGATGAGACACCTTATTGGAGAACATTGAAGGCAAATGGAGAATTGAATCCAAAATACCCCGGTGGTGTGGAGGCACAAAAAGAGAAGCTGGAGGCTGAAGGACATTGTATCCTCAAAAAAGGAAGAACGAATATCCGTTATTTTGTAAAGGAGTATGAAGCAGTCCTGTACAAGCTGGAGGAAGCGGATTGTAAATGA
- a CDS encoding PTS sugar transporter subunit IIB: MTNILLVCSAGMSTSMMVKKMQEAAAEKGIEAEIWAVGDADAVNNVEKMDVMLLGPQVRFLESKMKGIAGGKPVAVIDMQAYGTMNGKKVLEQALKLLGM; encoded by the coding sequence ATGACAAATATCTTACTTGTATGCTCTGCAGGAATGTCTACCAGCATGATGGTTAAGAAGATGCAGGAAGCAGCGGCTGAAAAAGGAATCGAAGCAGAAATCTGGGCTGTCGGTGATGCGGACGCTGTAAACAATGTAGAAAAAATGGACGTGATGCTTCTTGGACCTCAGGTTCGTTTCCTGGAATCCAAAATGAAAGGGATTGCAGGTGGTAAGCCGGTGGCTGTTATCGATATGCAGGCATACGGAACCATGAACGGTAAAAAGGTTCTGGAACAGGCGTTAAAGCTTCTTGGGATGTAG
- a CDS encoding PTS sugar transporter subunit IIC: MEKFTAWMEKHFVPIAAKIGSQKHLVAIRDGFIGIMPITMAGAVATLLNVFFRDLPNNYLPDWHIAETFQWLIGINGNVWWGTLAMLAIAFAFSFGYHLAKAYDVNPLAGGLVALASFITILSQSATFNYQLPDVAVDALNTLKSAGLDVALNDTKDAIILNNATGWGFLPYAWTNSGGLFSALIIGLISVIIYAKLMIKKVTIKLPEQVPPAVSKAFAAIIPGTIAIYTAGIIQYLCTQFLGNGLPELINQYLQVPFQNLSQGLGAIIILVFAVQVFWFFGLHGPNVLAPILDGGYIPLLNDNTNIYNTAMAAGKSLNDVVDQMFIWTRGSFDAFVWMGGSGCTIALLIAIMIFSKRDDARAVAKLSLPMGCFNINEPVIFGLPIVLNPIYFIPWLITPVILAVIAYLATASGLIPPVFITVPWVVPPVIYAILATGGSLMAGVIAAINLVVAVLCWIPFVLVANRMNNVEE; this comes from the coding sequence ATGGAAAAATTCACAGCGTGGATGGAGAAACATTTTGTGCCAATCGCGGCAAAAATCGGTTCTCAAAAACATCTGGTAGCGATTCGTGATGGATTCATCGGTATTATGCCAATTACCATGGCAGGTGCTGTCGCTACCTTATTGAACGTATTCTTCCGTGATCTACCGAATAACTATCTGCCAGACTGGCATATAGCAGAAACGTTTCAGTGGCTGATCGGCATTAACGGAAATGTATGGTGGGGAACACTGGCAATGCTGGCCATTGCATTTGCATTTTCCTTCGGTTACCATCTGGCAAAGGCCTATGATGTGAACCCGCTTGCTGGAGGTCTTGTTGCACTGGCTTCCTTCATTACAATCTTATCTCAGAGCGCTACATTTAACTATCAGCTTCCTGACGTTGCAGTTGATGCACTGAACACCTTAAAGAGCGCAGGACTTGATGTTGCATTGAATGATACCAAGGATGCAATTATCCTGAACAATGCGACCGGATGGGGCTTCCTGCCATATGCATGGACAAATTCAGGCGGGCTGTTCTCTGCATTGATTATCGGACTGATTTCTGTTATCATTTATGCTAAACTGATGATTAAGAAGGTTACAATCAAGCTGCCGGAGCAGGTACCACCAGCAGTATCCAAAGCATTTGCTGCTATTATTCCTGGTACGATTGCAATTTATACAGCTGGTATCATCCAGTACCTCTGCACACAATTCTTAGGTAACGGTCTGCCAGAGCTGATCAATCAGTATCTGCAGGTTCCATTCCAGAATCTGTCTCAGGGACTTGGCGCTATCATCATTCTTGTATTTGCTGTACAGGTATTCTGGTTCTTCGGTCTGCACGGACCAAATGTACTGGCACCGATCCTGGATGGCGGCTATATCCCATTGCTGAACGACAACACCAACATCTACAATACAGCTATGGCTGCAGGAAAATCTTTGAATGATGTGGTTGATCAGATGTTCATTTGGACACGTGGATCCTTCGATGCCTTTGTCTGGATGGGTGGTTCCGGATGTACGATTGCACTGCTGATTGCGATTATGATCTTCTCTAAGAGAGACGACGCAAGAGCTGTTGCGAAGCTGAGTCTGCCAATGGGCTGCTTCAACATCAACGAGCCGGTTATCTTCGGTTTGCCAATCGTATTAAATCCAATCTACTTCATCCCTTGGCTGATTACCCCGGTTATTCTTGCAGTAATCGCTTATCTGGCAACAGCTTCCGGATTGATCCCACCGGTATTCATCACAGTACCTTGGGTTGTTCCACCAGTAATCTACGCAATCTTGGCAACAGGTGGTAGTCTGATGGCCGGAGTTATCGCCGCAATCAACCTGGTTGTAGCAGTGCTTTGCTGGATTCCATTCGTTCTTGTGGCAAACAGAATGAACAATGTAGAAGAATAA
- a CDS encoding PTS lactose/cellobiose transporter subunit IIA, giving the protein MEGLELICFEIISSVGMARSLYIEAIQEAKAGNFEQAQELIKQGDESFTEGHHSHAKLIQQEAGGEATQMTLLLTHAEDQLMSAEAFKILSQEFMDLYKEIRK; this is encoded by the coding sequence ATGGAAGGTTTAGAACTGATCTGTTTTGAAATTATTTCAAGCGTGGGAATGGCGCGTTCTTTATACATCGAAGCTATTCAGGAAGCTAAGGCCGGTAATTTTGAACAGGCACAGGAGCTTATTAAGCAGGGTGATGAATCCTTTACCGAGGGACATCATTCCCATGCAAAGCTGATTCAGCAGGAAGCCGGCGGAGAGGCTACCCAAATGACACTGCTGCTGACACATGCAGAGGATCAGCTGATGAGTGCGGAGGCATTCAAAATCCTGTCTCAGGAATTTATGGATTTATATAAGGAAATCAGAAAGTAA
- a CDS encoding DUF3284 domain-containing protein — protein sequence MIKVEEKLYVNADVFFEKIAESVAYDVTASTGKKVRPKQIHKGYSYMKEMKNKMKREGKVKVTITDFEAPRIYKAKFESSQGINTISYEIEQLDEDHIGVTYMEDFSGASGAKSVNFKIMSFFYNRGAKKKAVKLLRNMESYIQNEAKEKSEATES from the coding sequence ATGATCAAAGTTGAAGAAAAATTATATGTCAATGCAGATGTGTTTTTCGAGAAAATCGCAGAATCTGTCGCATATGATGTCACAGCATCCACAGGCAAGAAGGTTCGCCCTAAGCAGATTCATAAGGGGTATTCCTACATGAAGGAAATGAAAAACAAAATGAAGCGTGAAGGCAAGGTTAAGGTTACCATCACTGATTTTGAAGCTCCAAGGATCTATAAGGCGAAATTTGAAAGCAGTCAGGGTATCAATACGATTTCCTATGAAATCGAACAGCTGGATGAGGATCATATCGGTGTAACGTATATGGAGGATTTTTCCGGAGCCAGTGGGGCAAAGAGTGTGAATTTTAAAATTATGTCCTTCTTTTATAACCGCGGCGCAAAGAAAAAGGCAGTAAAGCTTCTGCGTAATATGGAAAGCTACATTCAGAACGAAGCAAAAGAGAAGTCAGAAGCAACCGAATCGTAA
- a CDS encoding DUF871 family protein, producing the protein MARLGISLYPEHSTLEKDKAYVTLAAKYGFKRIFTCLLSVEKQREEILSEFRELIDHAHSYGMEVILDVAPFVFEKLQVSYDDLSFFAEMHADGIRLDEGFDSLKESLMTYNPQNLKIEINASLGTKYLDNIMSHYPKLDNIITCHNFYPQRYSGISYAHFEKCSQDIKNLNMKVAAFVSSQEEGTYGPWPVNEGLCTLEIHRDLPIDVQARHLFATRLVDDVIIANAYASEEELSTLSKIDPGKLTFKIDFEAELHPTEEKIIYEHPHFVRGDMSEYMARSTMPRVTYAKESVPPKNTRDLKRGDVVIVNDEYSRYKGELHIVLKDMPNDGRKNVIGHIPENETMLLDYIKPWKSFGFMR; encoded by the coding sequence ATGGCTAGATTAGGAATTTCTCTTTATCCGGAGCATTCTACTCTGGAAAAAGATAAGGCATATGTAACACTTGCCGCAAAATACGGATTTAAACGAATTTTTACCTGTCTGCTGAGTGTTGAAAAACAGCGGGAGGAAATTCTTTCAGAATTCAGAGAATTGATTGACCACGCACATTCCTATGGAATGGAAGTCATACTGGACGTCGCGCCGTTTGTATTTGAAAAGCTGCAGGTTTCCTATGATGATCTGTCGTTTTTCGCCGAAATGCATGCCGACGGTATCCGTCTGGATGAGGGATTTGATTCCTTAAAGGAATCCTTAATGACCTACAACCCGCAAAACTTGAAAATCGAAATCAATGCAAGTCTGGGTACGAAATATCTGGACAATATTATGAGCCATTATCCAAAGCTGGATAACATCATTACCTGTCATAACTTTTATCCGCAGCGTTACAGTGGAATCAGTTATGCGCATTTTGAAAAATGCAGTCAGGATATCAAGAATCTGAATATGAAAGTGGCAGCCTTTGTTTCCTCCCAGGAAGAGGGAACCTACGGCCCATGGCCAGTTAACGAGGGGCTGTGCACTTTAGAAATACACCGTGACCTGCCGATTGATGTGCAGGCAAGACATCTGTTCGCCACAAGGCTGGTGGATGATGTCATCATTGCAAATGCTTATGCGAGTGAGGAAGAACTCTCTACGCTTTCAAAAATTGATCCTGGCAAGCTAACGTTTAAGATTGATTTTGAGGCAGAGCTTCACCCGACAGAAGAAAAAATTATCTACGAGCATCCGCATTTTGTCCGCGGAGATATGAGCGAGTATATGGCGAGAAGCACGATGCCGCGTGTTACCTATGCGAAGGAAAGTGTTCCGCCAAAAAATACCAGAGATTTAAAACGCGGCGATGTTGTCATTGTGAATGATGAATATTCCCGTTACAAAGGAGAATTGCATATTGTGTTGAAGGATATGCCGAATGATGGCAGAAAGAATGTCATCGGGCATATACCGGAAAATGAGACCATGCTGCTGGATTACATCAAACCATGGAAATCCTTCGGCTTTATGCGCTAG
- a CDS encoding GntR family transcriptional regulator, which yields MATPIYRKIKDLIMQEIEDKAANSPIDSERDMAVRFDASRMTVRKAIDELVEEGFLYRDKNKGTFVADRKLLKKNTAAEMLQEEISEFIVMYFNVKDAADIAPILEIDQDDQVLSVVRLNTVNSKPTSVEEIFFIRNQISDADMKNLKNLLDLNDYVKNGRVTQKFIPMLVPVQFANLLKIKMNTPIICVESVISSMSGKPLVYVRAYNNPFENVIEITL from the coding sequence ATGGCAACTCCTATCTACCGGAAAATCAAAGACCTGATTATGCAGGAAATTGAGGATAAGGCTGCCAATTCACCGATTGATTCAGAACGTGATATGGCGGTTCGCTTTGATGCGAGCCGTATGACTGTGCGAAAAGCAATTGATGAGCTTGTTGAGGAGGGTTTCCTCTACCGCGATAAAAACAAGGGAACCTTTGTGGCTGACCGGAAGCTGTTAAAGAAGAATACAGCTGCGGAAATGCTGCAGGAAGAAATCAGCGAGTTCATCGTTATGTATTTTAATGTAAAGGATGCCGCAGATATTGCTCCTATCCTGGAAATCGACCAGGATGACCAGGTGCTGAGTGTTGTCCGGTTGAATACCGTCAATTCTAAGCCAACGAGTGTTGAGGAAATTTTCTTTATCCGTAATCAGATATCCGATGCGGATATGAAGAATCTGAAAAATCTGCTGGATTTGAATGACTATGTAAAGAACGGACGTGTTACACAGAAGTTTATCCCTATGCTGGTTCCGGTACAGTTCGCAAATCTGCTGAAAATCAAAATGAATACTCCTATTATTTGTGTGGAGTCGGTTATCAGCAGTATGAGCGGGAAGCCGCTTGTATACGTTCGTGCCTATAATAACCCTTTTGAAAACGTGATAGAAATTACATTATAA